The Mauremys reevesii isolate NIE-2019 linkage group 1, ASM1616193v1, whole genome shotgun sequence genome has a segment encoding these proteins:
- the LOC120386124 gene encoding melanocortin-2 receptor accessory protein isoform X1, with translation MAIRTNSSEYYWSYEYYWDYLDPVPVDERKLKANKYSIVIAFWVGLAAFVVFLFLILLYMSRSGSTSVKQVLAGNRIEHLEGSSSNAERLHCDDLSSPDSDLIATEPRNSLSDETGIHGRISA, from the exons ATGGCTATCAGAACAAACTCATCTGAGTATTATTGGTCTTATGAATATTACTGGGACTATTTGGATCCAGTTCCTGTAGATGAAAGGAAGTTGAAGGCTAATAAAT ATTCAATTGTCATAGCCTTTTGGGTTGGGCTTGCTGCATTTGTGGTGTTTCTGTTCCTTATATTGCTCTACATGTCCCGATCTGGGTCAACATCAGTCAA ACAAGTGCTTGCAGGTAACCGGATAGAACATCTGGAAGGAAGTAGCTCCAATGCTGAGCGGCTGCATTGTGATGATCTCAGCAGTCCGGACTCAGACTTGATCGCTACTGAACCACGTAATTCTCTTTCAGATGAAACTGGCATTCATGGAAGGATCTCAGCTTGA
- the LOC120386124 gene encoding melanocortin-2 receptor accessory protein isoform X2, which translates to MPTVLLGDLAYPLQPWLMKPYTGHLDSNSIVIAFWVGLAAFVVFLFLILLYMSRSGSTSVKQVLAGNRIEHLEGSSSNAERLHCDDLSSPDSDLIATEPRNSLSDETGIHGRISA; encoded by the exons atgcccacAGTACTCCTGGGAGACCTGGCTTACCCCTtacagccctggctcatgaaaccttacacaggacacctggacagca ATTCAATTGTCATAGCCTTTTGGGTTGGGCTTGCTGCATTTGTGGTGTTTCTGTTCCTTATATTGCTCTACATGTCCCGATCTGGGTCAACATCAGTCAA ACAAGTGCTTGCAGGTAACCGGATAGAACATCTGGAAGGAAGTAGCTCCAATGCTGAGCGGCTGCATTGTGATGATCTCAGCAGTCCGGACTCAGACTTGATCGCTACTGAACCACGTAATTCTCTTTCAGATGAAACTGGCATTCATGGAAGGATCTCAGCTTGA
- the LOC120386124 gene encoding melanocortin-2 receptor accessory protein isoform X3, with amino-acid sequence MPYDSIVIAFWVGLAAFVVFLFLILLYMSRSGSTSVKQVLAGNRIEHLEGSSSNAERLHCDDLSSPDSDLIATEPRNSLSDETGIHGRISA; translated from the exons ATGCCTTATG ATTCAATTGTCATAGCCTTTTGGGTTGGGCTTGCTGCATTTGTGGTGTTTCTGTTCCTTATATTGCTCTACATGTCCCGATCTGGGTCAACATCAGTCAA ACAAGTGCTTGCAGGTAACCGGATAGAACATCTGGAAGGAAGTAGCTCCAATGCTGAGCGGCTGCATTGTGATGATCTCAGCAGTCCGGACTCAGACTTGATCGCTACTGAACCACGTAATTCTCTTTCAGATGAAACTGGCATTCATGGAAGGATCTCAGCTTGA